In the genome of Triticum urartu cultivar G1812 chromosome 5, Tu2.1, whole genome shotgun sequence, one region contains:
- the LOC125510893 gene encoding indole-3-acetaldehyde oxidase-like, which yields MGSLGKDAAAAAGERVVLAVNGARHEAAGVDPSTTLLEFLRTRTPVRGPKLGCGEGGCGACVVLISKYDPATDEVTEFSASSCLTLVGSLNHCSVTTSEGIGNTRDGYHPVQQRLAGFHASQCGFCTPGMCMSIFSSLVKADKPGTTTAGDHAPPPGFSKLTCSKAEHAVSGNLCRCTGYRPILDACKSFAADVDLEDLGLNSFWKKGTDSADISKLPEYSSGSVCTFPEFLKSEIKGQMNENSVPAAIAGEDGWYHPRSIQELHSLFDSSWFDENSVKIVASNTGAGVYKDQDLYDKYIDIKGIAELSVIDRNSKGLEIGAAVSISKAIEVFSDGTPVFRKIASHLSKVASPFVRNTATVGGNVIMAQRLQFPSDIATVLLAAGSTVTIQTASKMLCLTLDEFLEQPPCDAKTILLSIFVPDWGSDNVIFETSRVAPRPFGNAVSYVNSAFLARTSGDGASGKLIIEDICLAFGAYGVDHTTQARKVEEFLKGKSVSAPVILEAVRLLKDIIMPSEGTTHPEYRVSLAVSFLFSFLSSLGNNLTEPAKAIAPNGSCANGSMNGQVASEDLQIRSRQELVFNDEYKPVGKPITKSGAELQASGEAVYVDDIPAPQDCLYGAFIYSTHPHAHIKGVNFRPSLASEKVIGVITAKDIPAGGKNVGAGINMLGTEALFGDPVSEFAGQNIGIVIAETQKYAYMAAKQAVIEYSTENLQPPILTIEDAIRHNSYFQTSPYFAPRPVGDFEQGMSQADHKILSGEVKLESQYYFYMETQTALAIPDEDNCIIVYSSTQLPEIIQNVVADCLGIPYHNVRVITRRVGGGFGGKGMKSTHVACACAVAAFKLRRPVRMYLDRKTDMIMAGGRHPMKAKYSVGFKSDGTLTALHVDLGINAGISPDLSPMIPAATIASLKKYNWGALAFDIKLCKTNVSSKSAVRAPGDVQGSFIAEAIIEHVASALGADTNAVRRKNLHSVESLTKFYGDAAGDAPTYSLIDIFDKLASSPEYQSRAKAVERFNGGSRWKKRGISCVPITYEVALRPTPGNVSILNDGSIAVEVGGVELGQGLYTKVKQMTAFGLRELCPDADGLLDKVRVIQADTLSLIQGSFTGGSTTSESSCEAVRQSCAVLVERLQPIKEGLEAKSGAAAPWSALIAQAKMASVNLSAHAYWKPDPAFVKYINYGAAVSEVEIDVLTGATTIMRSDLVYDCGQSLNPAVDLGQVEGAFVQGVGFFTNEDYATNADGLVVHDGTWTYKIPTVDTIPKQFNVELISSARENKRVLSSKASGEPPLLLAASVHCAMREAIRAARTDFSVNSPLTFQMDVPATMADVKELCGLDVVERHLQSLSSAAEVPTPVA from the exons ATGGGGTCTCTGGGGAAGGACGCGGCGGCTGCGGCGGGGGAGCGGGTGGTGCTGGCGGTGAACGGCGCGCGGCACGAGGCGGCCGGAGTGGACCCGTCGACGACGCTGCTGGAGTTCCTCCGCACGCGCACGCCCGTCAGGGGGCCCAAGCTCGGCTGCGGCGAAG GTGGATGCGGCGCATGCGTGGTGCTCATCTCCAAGTACGACCCGGCCACCGACGAGGTGACCGAGTTCTCGGCGAGCTCCTGCCTGACGCTCGTCGGCAGCCTTAACCACTGCTCGGTCACCACCAGCGAGGGCATTGGCAACACCCGCGATGGCTACCACCCCGTCCAGCAGCGCCTCGCTGGCTTCCATGCCTCCCAGTGCGGCTTCTGCACCCCCGGCATGTGCATGTCCATCTTCTCCTCGCTCGTCAAAGCCGACAAGCCCGGCACCACCACCGCCGGTGATCACGCCCCGCCGCCGGGGTTCTCCAAGCTTACCTGCTCTAAGGCCGAGCACGCCGTTTCCGGCAATCTGTGCCGCTGCACCGGCTACCGGCCTATCCTCGACGCCTGCAAGAGCTTCGCCGCCGACGTCGACCTCGAGGACCTCGGCCTCAACTCGTTCTGGAAGAAAGGCACCGACAGCGCCGACATCAGCAAGCTGCCGGAATACTCCAGCGGCTCTGTCTGCACCTTCCCTGAGTTCCTCAAGTCCGAGATCAAGGGCCAAATGAACGAAAACTCAGTCCCAGCGGCGATCGCCGGCGAAGACGGCTGGTACCATCCCAGGAGCATCCAGGAGCTCCATAGCCTCTTCGATTCCAGCTGGTTCGACGAAAATTCAGTCAAGATCGTGGCGTCAAACACCGGCGCCGGAGTGTACAAGGATCAAGACCTGTACGATAAGTACATCGACATCAAAGGCATCGCAGAGCTTTCTGTCATCGACAGGAACAGCAAGGGGTTGGAGATCGGGGCAGCCGTGTCCATCTCCAAAGCCATCGAGGTCTTCTCCGATGGCACTCCGGTATTCAGAAAGATCGCCAGTCACCTGAGCAAGGTGGCCTCGCCGTTCGTCCGAAACACAGCGACCGTCGGCGGGAACGTGATCATGGCACAACGACTGCAGTTCCCGTCGGACATAGCCACCGTTCTTCTCGCCGCCGGCTCCACCGTCACCATCCAGACGGCTTCCAAGATGCTGTGCCTGACGCTCGATGAGTTCTTGGAGCAGCCTCCCTGTGATGCCAAGACCATACTGCTCAGCATATTTGTCCCGGATTGGGGTTCAGACAATGTCATCTTCGAGACCTCTCGTGTAGCTCCCAGACCATTTGGCAATGCCGTCTCCTATGTCAATTCTGCATTCCTGGCAAGGACTTCAGGCGATGGAGCATCAGGGAAGCTCATAATTGAGGATATCTGCCTTGCATTCGGCGCATACGGTGTCGATCATACCACCCAGGCTCGGAAGGTTGAAGAGTTCTTGAAGGGGAAATCCGTGAGTGCGCCTGTGATACTTGAAGCTGTTCGATTGCTGAAGGATATTATCATGCCGTCAGAAGGCACCACACATCCTGAATACAGAGTCAGCTTGGCTGTCAGTTTCTTGTTCAGTTTCCTTTCTTCACTTGGAAACAACCTGACTGAACCAGCAAAGGCTATTGCTCCCAATGGGTCATGTGCAAATGGAAGCATGAATGGTCAGGTTGCGAGCGAAGACTTGCAGATTCGCTCAAGGCAAGAACTGGTTTTCAATGACGAATACAAACCTGTCGGCAAGCCGATCACGAAATCCGGGGCCGAGCTGCAAGCTTCTG GGGAGGCtgtgtatgttgatgacatcccTGCTCCCCAGGATTGCCTCTATGGAGCTTTTATCTACAGCACACACCCTCATGCCCATATCAAAGGTGTCAACTTCAGGCCATCTTTGGCTTCAGAAAAGGTCATCGGGGTTATCACCGCAAAGGATATTCCAGCCGGTGGCAAAAATGTTGGAGCTGGCATCAATATGCTAGGAACCGAAGCTCTTTTCGGCGATCCGGTTTCTGAATTTGCTGGTCAAAATATTGGCATTGTG ATCGCTGAAACACAGAAGTACGCCTATATGGCGGCGAAGCAAGCGGTCATCGAGTATAGCACCGAGAATCTTCAGCCGCCGATTCTGACAATAGAAGATGCCATCCGGCATAACAGCTACTTCCAAACTTCCCCATATTTTGCTCCTCGGCCAGTTGGGGACTTCGAGCAAGGGATGTCTCAAGCTGATCACAAGATCCTATCAGGAGAG GTGAAACTTGAATCACAGTACTACTTCTACATGGAGACTCAGACCGCATTGGCCATCCCCGACGAGGATAACTGCATCATCGTCTACTCCTCTACGCAGCTACCCGAGATCATTCAGAATGTCGTCGCGGACTGCCTCGGCATTCCCTACCACAATGTTCGCGTCATCACAAGGAGAGTCGGAGGCGGCTTTGGTGGAAAGGGAATGAAATCAACCCAT GTAGCATGTGCGTGTGCAGTTGCAGCGTTCAAGCTGCGGCGTCCTGTTCGGATGTACCTCGACCGGAAGACGGACATGATCATGGCCGGAGGGCGGCACCCGATGAAGGCGAAGTACTCCGTCGGGTTCAAGTCGGACGGCACGCTCACGGCTCTGCACGTCGATCTTGGGATCAACGCCGGGATATCGCCGGACTTGAGCCCGATGATCCCGGCTGCCACCATCGCTTCTCTGAAGAAGTACAACTGGGGCGCCCTCGCCTTCGACATCAAGTTGTGCAAGACGAACGTATCGTCCAAGTCGGCCGTGCGGGCGCCCGGCGACGTGCAGGGCTCCTTCatcgccgaggccatcatcgagCACGTCGCGTCCGCGCTCGGGGCCGACACCAACGCCGTCCGGAGAAAGAACCTCCACAGCGTCGAGAGCCTCACGAAGTTCTACGGCGACGCCGCGGGGGACGCCCCGACATACAGCCTCATCGACATCTTCGACAAGCTGGCCTCGTCGCCGGAGTACCAGAGCAGGGCGAAGGCAGTTGAGCGGTTCAATGGCGGGAGCAGGTGGAAGAAGCGCGGCATTTCGTGCGTGCCGATCACCTACGAGGTGGCCCTCCGGCCGACGCCGGGCAACGTGTCCATCCTGAACGACGGCTCGATCGCTGTGGAGGTCGGCGGCGTGGAGCTCGGGCAAGGGCTGTATACCAAGGTGAAGCAGATGACGGCGTTCGGGCTGCGGGAGCTCTGTCCCGACGCCGACGGGCTGCTCGACAAGGTGCGCGTCATTCAGGCCGACACGCTGAGCTTGATCCAGGGCAGCTTCACCGGTGGGAGCACCACGTCCGAGAGCAGCTGCGAGGCGGTCCGTCAGTCGTGCGCCGTGCTCGTGGAGCGGCTCCAGCCCATCAAAGAGGGCCTCGAGGCAAAGTCAGGCGCTGCGGCGCCATGGAGCGCCTTGATTGCCCAGGCGAAGATGGCGAGCGTGAACCTGTCGGCCCACGCCTACTGGAAGCCCGACCCAGCCTTCGTAAAATACATCAACTACGGAGCCGCCGTCAGCGAGGTGGAAATCGACGTGCTGACCGGAGCGACGACGATCATGAGGAGCGATCTGGTGTACGACTGCGGGCAGAGCCTGAACCCGGCGGTCGACCTCGGCCAG GTGGAGGGCGCATTCGTGCAAGGGGTGGGGTTCTTCACGAACGAGGACTACGCGACGAACGCCGATGGGCTGGTGGTGCACGATGGCACCTGGACATATAAGATCCCGACGGTGGATACCATCCCCAAGCAGTTCAACGTGGAGCTCATAAGCAGCGCGCGCGAAAACAAGCGGGTGCTCTCCTCCAAGGCGTCCGGCGAGCCGCCGCTGCTCCTGGCAGCGTCGGTGCACTGTGCCATGCGGGAGGCCATCAGGGCGGCCAGAACGGACTTCTCGGTCAACTCACCGCTGACGTTCCAGATGGACGTGCCGGCCACCATGGCCGACGTCAAGGAGCTCTGCGGCCTTGACGTCGTGGAGAGGCACCTCCAGAGCCTCTCCTCAGCCGCCGAGGTCCCGACTCCCGTGGCATGA